In Rhabdothermincola sediminis, one genomic interval encodes:
- a CDS encoding transposase family protein, whose protein sequence is MAPDCMQVRLHLRLIRVVKVLVDTIDALVVSVVSTRSWSGCPHCGFRCREVHDTRIRKIRDLPVSGRPVTLVWQRRRFVCGNCGQRHLECHDEFEGRLTRRLARVLVADAKVMSIRAVARRHGIAWKTIMALVSSWAEAVGAHRRSKRCRVLLVDETSMRRRHRYVTVLQNGETGEVLAMVAHRNEAALSGFLARLRAFMG, encoded by the coding sequence ATGGCACCCGACTGTATGCAGGTGCGGTTGCACCTGAGGTTGATCCGCGTGGTGAAGGTTCTCGTGGACACGATCGACGCGCTCGTCGTGTCGGTCGTGTCGACGAGGTCGTGGTCGGGTTGCCCGCACTGTGGGTTCCGCTGCCGCGAGGTGCATGACACCCGCATCCGCAAGATCCGGGACCTGCCGGTCTCGGGCCGGCCGGTGACACTGGTGTGGCAGCGCCGCCGGTTCGTGTGTGGGAACTGCGGGCAGCGTCACCTCGAGTGCCATGACGAGTTCGAAGGCCGCCTCACCCGCCGCCTGGCGCGGGTGTTGGTGGCGGACGCGAAGGTGATGTCGATCCGGGCGGTCGCTCGCCGTCACGGCATCGCCTGGAAGACCATCATGGCGCTCGTCTCGTCGTGGGCGGAGGCGGTGGGTGCGCACCGCCGGTCGAAGCGGTGTCGGGTGTTGCTGGTGGACGAGACGTCGATGCGTCGCCGGCACCGGTACGTGACGGTGTTGCAGAACGGCGAGACCGGTGAGGTGCTTGCCATGGTCGCCCACCGCAACGAGGCCGCCCTGTCGGGCTTCTTGGCGAGACTGCGCGCATTCATGGGGTGA
- a CDS encoding transposase, producing MDPLQDPHPTFTRSAFLAAQGHRWCRGVQVVVSDGSTSYKAAIDRHLGHARHVLDRFHVVRWFAAGLTLVRRNTQRREPRGQVTPAFDPEVFRARFALVRRGDTLTDADRERLDQLFERHPRIAAGWHALQELYGLYLAEDRDGALAALDRFCDLYATGELPEFHHVVDTIIAWGDEILAYHDPTVDRASNGRLDRTNNKLQVLRRVAFGFTNRANFEARGILACPAIRSSPPRPAALTP from the coding sequence GTGGACCCTCTACAAGACCCTCATCCCACGTTCACGCGCAGCGCCTTCTTGGCTGCCCAGGGGCACCGCTGGTGCCGGGGCGTGCAGGTCGTCGTGTCCGACGGGTCCACCTCCTACAAGGCGGCGATCGACCGGCATCTCGGTCACGCCCGCCACGTGCTCGACCGGTTCCACGTGGTGCGCTGGTTCGCCGCGGGGCTCACGCTCGTGCGCCGCAACACCCAACGCCGCGAACCACGCGGGCAGGTCACGCCCGCGTTCGACCCCGAGGTGTTCCGGGCCCGCTTCGCGCTCGTCCGTCGCGGTGACACCCTCACCGACGCGGATCGGGAACGCCTCGACCAGCTCTTCGAACGCCACCCCCGCATCGCCGCGGGCTGGCACGCGCTGCAGGAGCTCTACGGGCTGTACCTCGCCGAGGACCGCGACGGGGCGCTCGCCGCGCTCGACCGGTTCTGCGATCTCTACGCCACCGGCGAGCTCCCCGAGTTCCACCACGTCGTCGACACGATCATCGCCTGGGGCGACGAGATCCTCGCCTACCACGACCCGACCGTGGACCGGGCCAGCAACGGCCGACTCGACCGCACCAACAACAAGCTCCAGGTCCTGCGACGCGTCGCGTTCGGATTCACCAACCGCGCGAACTTCGAAGCCCGAGGCATCCTCGCGTGCCCCGCCATACGATCATCGCCACCGAGACCAGCCGCCCTCACCCCATGA
- a CDS encoding transposase — MRAVSTKLLSLLEAGDPRGEVRMAWHAKETVRGIYDIDDSGLAGEFVLRLGHDLLDDSCPPEVRQLGRTIVRWANQIAARHQAYLSNRPTEAINNLIKRVKRVAFGFRHFAHYQIRALLYAGKPNWDLLATITPR; from the coding sequence ATGCGCGCAGTCTCCACCAAGCTGCTGAGCTTGCTCGAAGCGGGCGACCCTCGCGGCGAGGTGCGCATGGCGTGGCATGCGAAGGAGACGGTGCGGGGCATCTACGACATCGACGACTCCGGCCTTGCCGGCGAGTTCGTCCTCCGTCTCGGTCACGACCTCCTAGACGACTCGTGTCCGCCCGAGGTGCGTCAGCTCGGCCGCACGATCGTGCGGTGGGCCAACCAGATCGCTGCCCGGCACCAGGCCTACCTGTCGAACAGACCCACGGAGGCGATCAACAACCTGATCAAGAGAGTGAAGCGAGTGGCGTTCGGGTTTCGCCACTTCGCCCACTACCAGATCCGCGCCCTGCTTTATGCCGGCAAACCCAACTGGGATCTACTCGCCACGATCACACCCCGCTGA
- a CDS encoding RHS repeat-associated core domain-containing protein yields the protein MTTGLLLAPTSVVRVYDPTTGSFLTSSGLAVYDYDAADNLVLLPDGSRRVFDSAQRLCYLVPVGVAATGPCDQPPAEAIRFSYDSNGNRTRVSPPGDAIWDLSCDQEDRLTKVVVLTGSGHDGEFTALTAARVLDSRSATGAGSCSGACTTIAPGVSLTVQVAGVGGVPAAGVAAVAVNVTVINTTGSGCLNVYPAGGVEPATSNVNWQAGLSRAGFVIAKVGVGGKIVIANHSGAPVDVVVDVFGWFATGVQSSGTEFDPVTPTRVYDTRPTSQGGLCSNSCNPLTNNTPVTIAVAGQAGIPDDATAVVKLSANGTFRVVAGGAVNTAHLVVDVVGSFSPTRDTWTYTYDPTGMRATKKRTGGNLTTYSWDHASRLPMLLTETTGGASTYYLYGPGGLPVSQINPDGSIWYYHHDQLGSTRALTNAAGNTIATYTYDPYGQLTVRTGTATTPLGYTGQYTDPETRYQHLRNRYYDPTTGQFLTRDPITPITREPYGYVYGNPLNNTDPTGLFGFGDLVDAAGDFVGGVVDVGAEVVRVVGNNVSPMPGIPSINSVAITYGMITSGGNCHIRSGRLECIGAASPISGTAFTFGDVVMNPGTEELSPDLFAHESRHSYQWGALGWAFVPAYLAARHFQGDCNIFEGGAGFVSGGYDECAEQAACGSTGGSPVVGNRPGG from the coding sequence GTGACCACGGGGCTCTTACTCGCACCCACTTCGGTCGTCCGCGTCTACGACCCCACCACCGGCTCGTTCCTCACGAGCTCAGGCTTGGCCGTCTACGACTATGACGCCGCGGACAACTTGGTCCTGCTGCCTGACGGGAGCCGTCGGGTGTTCGATTCTGCGCAGCGGCTGTGCTATTTGGTGCCAGTGGGGGTGGCGGCGACCGGGCCGTGCGATCAGCCGCCCGCAGAGGCGATCCGCTTCAGCTATGACAGCAATGGGAACCGCACCAGGGTGTCGCCTCCGGGGGACGCGATCTGGGATTTGTCTTGTGATCAGGAGGACCGGTTGACCAAGGTGGTTGTGCTGACGGGTAGCGGTCATGACGGTGAGTTCACCGCGTTGACCGCTGCTCGGGTGCTCGACAGTCGCTCGGCTACCGGTGCTGGTTCGTGTAGCGGTGCGTGCACGACGATCGCCCCGGGTGTTTCGTTGACGGTGCAGGTGGCGGGTGTGGGTGGGGTGCCTGCTGCCGGGGTGGCTGCGGTGGCGGTGAACGTGACCGTCATCAACACCACTGGGAGCGGGTGTCTGAACGTGTACCCTGCGGGTGGTGTGGAGCCGGCTACGTCGAATGTGAACTGGCAGGCCGGTCTGAGCCGGGCGGGGTTCGTGATCGCCAAGGTGGGTGTCGGTGGCAAGATCGTGATCGCGAATCACTCTGGGGCGCCGGTGGATGTGGTGGTGGACGTGTTCGGCTGGTTCGCCACCGGGGTGCAGAGCTCGGGCACCGAGTTCGACCCGGTCACCCCCACCAGGGTCTACGACACCCGCCCCACCAGCCAAGGGGGGTTGTGTTCGAACAGCTGCAACCCGCTGACCAACAACACCCCGGTCACCATCGCGGTCGCGGGCCAGGCCGGGATCCCCGATGACGCGACTGCGGTGGTCAAACTCTCCGCCAACGGCACCTTCCGGGTCGTTGCCGGCGGCGCGGTCAACACCGCCCACCTGGTGGTGGACGTGGTGGGCTCGTTCTCACCCACCCGGGACACCTGGACCTACACCTACGACCCCACCGGCATGCGAGCCACCAAGAAACGCACCGGCGGGAACCTCACCACCTACAGCTGGGACCACGCCAGTCGCCTGCCGATGCTGCTCACCGAAACCACCGGCGGGGCCAGCACCTACTACCTCTACGGACCCGGCGGGCTACCCGTCTCCCAGATCAACCCCGACGGCAGCATCTGGTACTACCACCACGACCAGCTGGGCTCCACCCGAGCGCTCACCAACGCCGCCGGCAACACCATCGCCACCTACACCTACGACCCCTACGGTCAACTCACCGTACGCACCGGCACCGCCACCACCCCCCTCGGCTACACCGGCCAATACACCGACCCCGAAACCCGCTACCAACACCTCCGCAACCGCTACTACGACCCCACCACCGGCCAATTCCTCACCCGCGACCCCATCACGCCGATCACCAGGGAGCCCTACGGCTACGTCTACGGTAACCCCCTTAACAACACCGACCCGACGGGCTTGTTCGGGTTCGGCGATCTTGTCGATGCAGCCGGCGACTTCGTCGGTGGAGTCGTCGATGTTGGTGCCGAAGTCGTACGCGTAGTTGGCAACAACGTGTCACCGATGCCTGGAATCCCGAGCATCAACTCCGTCGCCATCACGTACGGGATGATCACGTCGGGTGGCAACTGCCACATTCGAAGCGGCCGACTCGAATGCATCGGTGCCGCCTCGCCGATCTCGGGCACGGCCTTCACCTTCGGCGACGTGGTGATGAACCCGGGGACCGAAGAGCTCTCGCCCGATCTCTTCGCCCACGAGAGCAGGCACTCCTACCAGTGGGGAGCTCTGGGCTGGGCGTTCGTCCCGGCGTACCTTGCCGCCCGCCACTTCCAAGGTGATTGCAACATCTTCGAGGGCGGTGCCGGTTTCGTGTCAGGCGGCTATGACGAGTGCGCCGAGCAGGCGGCCTGTGGTTCGACCGGCGGATCGCCGGTCGTGGGAAACCGTCCGGGCGGCTGA
- a CDS encoding RHS repeat-associated core domain-containing protein: MGRIRSVRPVPGAGSPRADHGLIRDPQPHIRYYDPTTGQFITRDPITPLTREPYGYVYGNPLNMTDPSGLWPDIDWGAVGQGVADFSGGVLNGITLGHADVFIDEDKVRWDSNWTRAGNVVGVALDIPLLIPQAAGAVGIEATAAGGGLLFGSKIASGFYGASLTAYGFYDLKQANDVCQRSPGSPACERAMEEAWVQTSVGGLAGFFPGAGGLAALLFGIYDCTNDYSDR; this comes from the coding sequence GTGGGTCGCATTCGCAGCGTCCGGCCTGTTCCTGGTGCTGGCAGTCCGCGAGCTGATCACGGGCTGATCCGCGACCCTCAGCCGCACATCCGCTACTACGACCCCACCACCGGCCAATTCATCACCCGCGACCCCATCACGCCGCTGACGAGGGAGCCCTACGGGTACGTCTATGGCAACCCGCTCAACATGACTGACCCCAGCGGGTTGTGGCCCGACATCGACTGGGGTGCCGTTGGACAGGGAGTGGCTGATTTCTCGGGCGGTGTACTCAACGGAATCACGCTGGGCCACGCGGACGTGTTCATCGACGAGGACAAGGTTCGCTGGGACTCGAACTGGACGCGAGCCGGAAACGTCGTCGGAGTCGCCCTCGACATCCCGCTGCTGATCCCTCAGGCCGCAGGGGCCGTCGGGATCGAGGCCACGGCAGCGGGTGGCGGGCTGCTGTTCGGATCGAAGATCGCCAGCGGCTTCTACGGCGCTTCGCTGACCGCTTACGGCTTCTATGACTTGAAGCAAGCGAATGATGTCTGCCAGCGAAGCCCCGGCTCGCCTGCGTGCGAGCGGGCGATGGAAGAAGCGTGGGTCCAGACCAGCGTTGGCGGCCTGGCAGGGTTCTTCCCCGGTGCCGGCGGGCTTGCGGCCCTTCTGTTCGGGATCTACGACTGCACCAACGACTACTCCGATCGATGA
- a CDS encoding RHS repeat-associated core domain-containing protein: MTFDETSGDLYLTTAEISHTLRKIVEPLVTEGPVTADEASSRCNASVPNVAGTQADAGDPINTQWGNFFEQVTDIEISGRGTPFKWSRCYNSHFAGVDGPLGYGWSFWWGRRLLADVPGAGQVSVVESNGARTVFRKQSDGSFLAAPRVVSRLTALPGGGYELSFPDGTIMEFDDGGRFTAVADRHGLATTLSYTGDRLTSITDADGRVVSIAWVGDRIDTVTDAAGRVVNYDYDAAGNLEYVTDLAGYRWRYGYDSEHRLTDLYDPRQEGQTNPRSVHNTYTNGRVTSQRDPLGRTTTFDYDYGGVVGRTRITDPRGRKRLDTYRDGVLISTTTGFETAEAATWRYRYDPDTLGRISVIDPDGKVSMTARYDSAGRVVSSTDRAGRRTTMGYTAGFGLLDWVTVGAHASCPITTDFQYDSSGARLVAVETPLKDLVSCTLLGVQRHEYRYDDPDHPSDVTSMVDPGNKVWSYRYDQFGMRTSVTDPNQHTTYFSFDAVGRPAYMVAPKGGSPTDTVYRTVFETDGFGRVTKIVDPNGHESSRAFDPAGNLVSVTDANGNTTRYEYNEANELRFVRRADGSTLENQYWPDGSLKAQVDGAGNATLYDYDMAGRVISVTDPQNRTIRYGYAPDGRMLWKQEHGGNCAAIPATKCISYGYDPAGQLKTIDYSASDTVDVTNITYDPLGRRDVITMADGRSVDWDWDSLGRLTRTVDGAGVVTSYGYDLRGNLTRIVYPGNKTVTRGFDDASQLTSVRDWLGNVTRFGYDANGNQDRITYPAGTANVDTFSFDNADRLIGVAFNKSGSAYAQLSYTRRNNGDLSSTTQVGLPGPASETHGYNLRDQLTSSGAASYDYDAADNLVRLADGTRQVFDPAQRLCYSVPAGVPATAPCNQPPTEATRFSYDNNGNRTKVSPSGDATWDLSYDQENRLTKAVVPTGSGHDGEFTAATAARVLDTRSATRAGSCSGACTTIAPGASLTVQVAGVGGVPAAGVGTVTVNVTATNTTGRGYLVIHAADEPRPGTSNLNFVAGQTIANVAVTRLSSDGKVTIFNGSHPGVVGHDSPVDVVVDVQGWFSTESGPAGGTFRTVSPARVLDTRSATRTGSCSGGCATIAAGATLELQVTGVGGVPAAEVGAVAVNVTATNTTGSGYLNVYPAGGVEPATSNVNWQAGLSRAGFVIAKVGVGGKIVIANHSGAPVDVVVDVFGWFATGVQSSGTEFDPVTPTRVYDTRPTSQGGLCSNSCNPLTNNTPVTIAVAGRAGIPDDATAVVVNLTAVAPDASGYLSVYSSGSAPPTSNLNFAVSETVANTAVVKLSANGTFRVVAGGAVNTAHLVVDVVGSFSPTRDTWTYTYDPTGMRATKKRTGGNLTTYSWDHASRLPMLLTETTGGATTYYIYGPGGLPVSQINPDGSTWYYHHDQLGSTRALTDQAGNTIATYTYDPYGQLTVRTGTATTPLGYTGQYTDPETRYQHLRNRYYDPTTGQFLTRDPANALTRSAYGYVYGNPLNMTDPSGLFRIPGTDWCVDIADDNCNSIAEQNAAGSQAAADTAGGVINGMLLGHGQGALDAIGLGDRVDLESDDARLGRYVGTGIVAVASLQYPVAFGYYSSATGGYGIYQGCIEGPGPHPGCASAVATNTPSFILGGWAGLIGNRTGTFVSILLSLLNGHIDDNGLSYELACA; this comes from the coding sequence GTGACTTTCGACGAAACCAGTGGCGACCTGTACCTTACGACCGCGGAGATCTCACACACTCTGCGTAAGATCGTTGAGCCTCTTGTCACAGAAGGCCCCGTAACTGCTGACGAAGCATCGTCTCGGTGTAATGCGTCAGTGCCGAATGTTGCCGGCACCCAGGCTGATGCTGGTGACCCCATTAATACGCAATGGGGAAACTTCTTCGAGCAGGTGACCGACATTGAGATCTCCGGTCGTGGGACACCGTTCAAGTGGAGTCGTTGCTACAACTCGCATTTCGCTGGTGTTGATGGGCCGCTTGGCTACGGCTGGTCGTTTTGGTGGGGTCGCCGATTGCTGGCTGATGTCCCCGGCGCCGGCCAGGTGAGTGTGGTGGAATCCAACGGCGCGCGCACGGTGTTCCGAAAGCAGAGTGACGGGTCGTTCCTAGCGGCCCCTCGTGTCGTGTCACGTCTTACCGCTCTCCCGGGCGGGGGCTACGAATTGTCATTTCCCGATGGCACGATAATGGAGTTCGATGATGGCGGACGGTTCACGGCGGTTGCGGATCGCCATGGATTGGCAACGACGCTCTCCTACACCGGTGACAGGCTCACGTCTATCACGGATGCTGACGGGCGCGTGGTGTCGATTGCGTGGGTTGGTGATCGGATCGACACCGTGACTGATGCCGCTGGGCGCGTGGTGAATTACGATTATGACGCTGCTGGGAACTTGGAGTATGTGACGGATCTGGCCGGCTATCGCTGGCGGTATGGCTATGACAGCGAACACCGGTTGACGGACTTGTACGATCCTCGCCAAGAAGGACAGACAAACCCGAGGAGTGTGCACAACACGTACACGAATGGACGGGTCACATCTCAGCGTGACCCGTTGGGGCGGACAACCACCTTCGACTATGACTATGGGGGAGTAGTCGGAAGGACGCGGATCACGGATCCGCGGGGTCGTAAGCGCTTGGATACCTACCGTGACGGTGTTCTGATTTCGACCACCACAGGATTCGAGACTGCCGAGGCTGCGACTTGGCGGTATCGCTACGATCCGGACACGCTTGGTCGGATCAGCGTGATCGACCCCGACGGGAAGGTCTCGATGACCGCGCGGTACGACTCGGCGGGCCGTGTGGTGAGCTCGACTGATCGGGCGGGCCGGCGGACGACGATGGGGTATACGGCGGGGTTTGGGTTGCTTGATTGGGTGACGGTGGGCGCGCACGCGTCGTGTCCGATCACGACGGATTTTCAGTATGACTCGTCGGGGGCGCGGTTGGTGGCAGTGGAGACGCCGTTGAAGGACTTGGTGTCGTGCACGCTGTTGGGGGTGCAGCGCCACGAGTACCGCTACGACGACCCTGATCACCCGTCGGATGTGACGTCGATGGTGGATCCGGGGAACAAGGTGTGGAGCTACAGGTACGACCAGTTCGGGATGCGCACGTCGGTGACGGACCCGAACCAGCACACGACCTACTTCAGCTTCGATGCGGTGGGGCGTCCTGCGTACATGGTTGCTCCGAAGGGTGGATCGCCGACTGACACGGTGTATCGGACGGTGTTCGAGACGGATGGGTTCGGGCGGGTCACGAAGATCGTCGATCCGAACGGGCACGAGTCATCGAGGGCGTTTGACCCTGCTGGGAACCTTGTGTCGGTGACGGATGCGAACGGCAACACCACCCGCTACGAGTACAACGAGGCGAACGAGTTGCGGTTCGTGCGCCGTGCTGACGGTTCGACGCTGGAGAACCAGTATTGGCCGGATGGGTCGCTCAAGGCGCAGGTGGATGGTGCCGGCAACGCGACGCTGTACGACTACGACATGGCGGGGCGGGTGATCTCAGTCACCGACCCGCAGAACCGGACCATCCGCTATGGCTACGCCCCAGATGGGCGGATGCTCTGGAAGCAGGAGCATGGCGGGAACTGCGCGGCGATCCCGGCGACCAAGTGCATCAGCTACGGCTATGACCCCGCGGGTCAGCTCAAGACGATCGACTACAGCGCGTCCGACACGGTGGATGTCACCAACATCACCTACGATCCGCTGGGGCGCCGGGATGTGATCACGATGGCTGACGGCAGGAGCGTCGACTGGGATTGGGATTCGCTGGGTCGGCTGACCCGCACCGTTGATGGGGCGGGGGTGGTCACCTCGTACGGTTATGACCTGCGGGGGAACCTGACCCGCATCGTGTACCCGGGGAACAAGACCGTGACCCGCGGGTTCGATGACGCCAGCCAGTTGACCTCGGTGCGGGACTGGCTGGGCAACGTGACCCGGTTCGGGTATGACGCCAACGGCAACCAGGACAGGATCACGTACCCGGCGGGCACCGCGAACGTGGACACGTTCAGTTTCGACAACGCGGACCGTCTGATTGGCGTCGCCTTCAACAAGTCCGGCAGCGCCTACGCCCAGTTGAGCTACACGCGCCGCAACAACGGCGATCTGAGCTCCACCACCCAGGTGGGGTTGCCGGGCCCGGCCAGTGAGACCCACGGCTACAACCTGCGGGACCAGCTGACCAGCTCCGGCGCGGCGAGCTACGACTATGACGCCGCGGACAACCTGGTGCGCCTCGCGGATGGCACCCGTCAGGTGTTCGATCCTGCGCAGCGGCTGTGCTATTCGGTGCCAGCGGGGGTGCCGGCGACCGCGCCGTGCAACCAGCCACCCACAGAGGCCACCCGCTTCAGCTACGACAACAACGGGAACCGCACCAAGGTGTCACCTTCGGGGGACGCGACCTGGGATCTGTCTTATGACCAGGAGAACCGGTTGACCAAGGCGGTTGTGCCGACCGGTAGCGGTCATGACGGTGAGTTCACCGCCGCGACCGCTGCCCGGGTGCTCGACACTCGCTCGGCTACCCGTGCTGGTTCGTGTAGCGGGGCGTGCACGACGATCGCCCCGGGTGCTTCGTTGACGGTGCAGGTTGCGGGTGTGGGTGGGGTGCCTGCTGCCGGGGTGGGCACGGTGACGGTGAACGTGACCGCCACCAACACCACCGGTCGGGGGTATCTGGTGATCCATGCTGCGGACGAGCCGCGGCCGGGTACTTCGAATCTGAACTTCGTGGCCGGGCAGACGATTGCGAACGTGGCGGTGACCAGGTTGTCTTCGGATGGGAAGGTCACCATCTTCAACGGTTCTCATCCTGGGGTGGTTGGGCACGACTCGCCGGTGGATGTGGTCGTGGATGTGCAGGGTTGGTTCTCGACGGAGTCGGGTCCGGCGGGCGGTACGTTTAGGACCGTGTCCCCCGCCCGGGTGCTCGACACTCGCTCGGCTACCCGCACCGGCAGCTGTTCCGGTGGGTGCGCCACGATCGCGGCTGGGGCGACGCTCGAGTTGCAGGTCACCGGCGTAGGTGGTGTTCCTGCCGCTGAGGTGGGTGCGGTGGCGGTGAACGTGACCGCCACCAACACCACTGGGAGCGGGTATCTGAACGTGTACCCTGCGGGTGGTGTGGAGCCGGCTACGTCGAATGTGAACTGGCAGGCCGGTCTGAGCCGGGCGGGGTTCGTGATCGCCAAGGTGGGTGTCGGTGGCAAGATCGTGATCGCGAATCACTCTGGGGCGCCGGTGGATGTGGTGGTGGACGTGTTCGGCTGGTTCGCCACCGGGGTGCAGAGCTCGGGCACCGAGTTCGACCCGGTCACCCCCACCAGGGTCTACGACACCCGCCCCACCAGCCAAGGGGGGTTGTGTTCGAACAGCTGCAACCCGCTGACCAACAACACCCCGGTCACCATCGCGGTCGCGGGTCGAGCAGGGATCCCCGATGACGCCACCGCGGTGGTGGTGAACCTCACCGCGGTCGCGCCTGACGCCAGCGGGTATCTCAGCGTCTACAGCTCTGGTTCGGCGCCACCCACCTCGAACCTGAACTTCGCGGTCAGCGAGACGGTCGCGAACACCGCGGTGGTCAAACTCTCCGCCAACGGCACCTTCCGGGTCGTTGCCGGCGGCGCGGTCAACACCGCCCACCTGGTGGTGGACGTGGTGGGCTCCTTCTCACCCACCCGGGACACCTGGACCTACACCTACGACCCCACCGGCATGCGAGCCACCAAGAAACGCACCGGCGGGAACCTCACCACCTACAGCTGGGACCACGCCAGTCGCCTGCCGATGCTGCTCACCGAAACCACCGGCGGGGCCACCACCTACTACATCTACGGACCCGGCGGGCTACCCGTCTCCCAGATCAACCCCGACGGCAGCACCTGGTACTACCACCACGACCAGCTCGGCTCCACCCGCGCCCTCACCGACCAGGCCGGCAACACCATCGCCACCTACACCTACGACCCCTACGGTCAACTCACCGTACGCACCGGCACCGCCACCACCCCCCTCGGCTACACCGGCCAATACACCGACCCCGAAACCCGCTACCAACACCTCCGCAACCGCTACTACGACCCCACCACTGGCCAATTCCTCACCAGAGACCCGGCCAACGCCCTCACCCGAAGCGCGTACGGCTACGTCTACGGCAACCCCCTCAACATGACCGACCCCTCGGGGCTGTTCCGCATCCCCGGCACCGACTGGTGTGTCGATATCGCCGACGACAACTGCAACAGCATCGCCGAGCAGAACGCAGCCGGATCGCAGGCAGCGGCGGATACGGCAGGTGGCGTGATCAACGGCATGCTCCTCGGGCACGGGCAGGGGGCGCTTGATGCAATCGGACTTGGAGACCGGGTTGACCTGGAGAGCGACGACGCACGGTTGGGCCGCTACGTCGGAACCGGGATCGTCGCTGTGGCTTCGCTTCAGTATCCCGTCGCCTTCGGCTACTACTCGTCCGCCACGGGGGGCTACGGCATCTATCAGGGCTGCATCGAGGGTCCGGGGCCGCATCCCGGGTGTGCAAGCGCTGTAGCGACCAACACCCCCAGCTTCATCCTGGGCGGGTGGGCCGGACTCATAGGCAACCGGACCGGGACGTTCGTCTCGATCCTCCTGAGCCTCCTGAACGGCCACATTGACGACAACGGCTTGAGCTACGAGCTGGCGTGTGCCTGA